Proteins encoded together in one Campylobacter concisus window:
- a CDS encoding RluA family pseudouridine synthase: MSEEKAYKILAKQKNISNNEAKELIDSGLVYAKGQKVMIARALMSENTKFSVEEMPKPSVIFEDENLIAINKPAAVTSEKISQIYKFPLLHRLDKDTSGVLLLVKNDEFASLAINEFKKMKVEKIYVAAVRGIMSEEVVVNEPILTIKNKNGAFSKISKDGKEAISEISPLMVAGKKTLVKVVIKTGRTHQIRVHLASLNLPIVGDEKYGKNRANRMFLHAYSIALLDYKFKAPIPREFNSLGFELSNKFEI; encoded by the coding sequence ATGAGTGAAGAAAAAGCGTATAAAATTTTAGCCAAACAAAAAAATATCTCAAACAACGAGGCAAAGGAGCTAATCGACAGCGGACTGGTTTACGCAAAGGGGCAAAAGGTGATGATCGCCCGTGCGCTAATGAGCGAAAATACTAAATTTAGCGTCGAAGAGATGCCAAAGCCAAGTGTTATCTTTGAAGATGAAAATTTAATAGCCATTAATAAGCCTGCTGCCGTTACTAGCGAAAAAATCAGTCAAATTTATAAATTTCCACTCCTTCACAGGCTCGATAAAGACACAAGCGGCGTGCTACTTCTTGTAAAAAATGATGAATTTGCAAGCCTTGCCATAAATGAGTTTAAAAAGATGAAGGTTGAGAAAATTTACGTGGCCGCAGTTAGGGGCATCATGAGCGAGGAAGTGGTCGTAAATGAGCCGATCTTAACTATAAAAAATAAAAATGGCGCCTTCTCAAAGATCTCAAAAGATGGCAAAGAGGCGATCAGTGAAATTTCACCACTCATGGTTGCAGGTAAAAAAACACTGGTAAAAGTTGTCATAAAAACAGGCAGAACGCACCAGATAAGAGTGCATTTGGCTAGTTTAAATTTACCTATCGTTGGCGATGAGAAATACGGCAAAAATAGGGCAAATAGAATGTTTTTACATGCCTATTCTATCGCTCTTTTAGACTATAAATTTAAAGCGCCGATCCCAAGAGAATTTAACTCTCTTGGATTTGAGCTATCTAATAAATTTGAAATTTAA
- the waaA gene encoding lipid IV(A) 3-deoxy-D-manno-octulosonic acid transferase has product MIIIYYFLASILYFFGAIFLLLLSFKKKYHRSIPARFFLFNNPKFQDADVHFHACSFGEVQALKPLMQKFDSKAISVVTNTGFEAASKICSNTRFLPFEIFLPFWLKKSKILVIFEAELWLMLVFMVKLKGSRVILINARISDRSYKSYLKFGFFYRYLFKFIDKIYAQSELDKERLKSLGAGEIEVVGNIKAAFLPSVSKIYEKPKARVIVLASTHTGEEEMILDNLNLKENDLLIIAPRHPERFAEVEKIAGEYAKKHDFSFAKFSQSHKFEAKVNLLDTLGELVNVYAISDIVVLGGSFMPNIGGHNPIECAQFNPVIISGEFIFNQKALFGLVENIYIAKASEIGGIIDGNAKKSKIAVQASADVIIEDIRSTL; this is encoded by the coding sequence GTGATAATAATATATTATTTTTTAGCCTCAATACTCTACTTTTTTGGGGCTATTTTTCTACTTTTATTAAGTTTCAAAAAAAAATATCATAGATCGATCCCAGCACGTTTTTTTCTCTTTAATAATCCAAAATTTCAAGACGCAGATGTGCATTTTCACGCTTGCTCATTTGGCGAGGTGCAAGCGCTTAAGCCTTTGATGCAAAAATTTGATAGCAAAGCCATAAGCGTCGTGACAAATACGGGCTTTGAAGCGGCGAGTAAAATTTGCTCTAACACAAGGTTTTTGCCATTTGAAATTTTCTTGCCATTTTGGCTAAAAAAGAGCAAAATTTTAGTCATTTTTGAGGCTGAGCTTTGGCTTATGCTAGTTTTCATGGTAAAGCTAAAGGGCAGCCGCGTGATCCTCATAAACGCTAGAATTTCAGATAGAAGCTATAAAAGCTACTTAAAATTTGGCTTTTTTTACAGATATCTTTTTAAATTTATAGATAAAATTTACGCCCAAAGTGAGCTTGATAAAGAGCGGCTAAAGTCGCTTGGAGCAGGTGAAATAGAGGTTGTTGGCAACATAAAAGCTGCGTTTTTACCAAGTGTGAGTAAAATTTATGAAAAGCCAAAAGCTAGAGTGATCGTGCTAGCAAGCACGCATACTGGCGAAGAAGAGATGATTTTAGATAATTTAAATTTAAAAGAAAACGATCTTTTGATCATCGCACCACGCCACCCTGAGAGATTTGCAGAGGTTGAAAAGATTGCAGGCGAGTATGCTAAAAAGCATGACTTTAGCTTTGCTAAATTTAGCCAAAGTCATAAATTTGAAGCTAAAGTAAATTTGCTTGATACTTTAGGCGAGCTTGTAAATGTCTATGCTATTAGCGATATAGTCGTGCTTGGAGGCAGTTTTATGCCAAATATCGGCGGGCATAATCCAATCGAGTGCGCACAATTTAACCCAGTGATAATTAGCGGCGAGTTTATATTTAACCAAAAGGCGTTATTTGGCCTAGTTGAAAACATCTATATCGCAAAGGCCAGTGAGATTGGCGGCATAATAGATGGTAACGCCAAAAAGAGCAAGATCGCCGTGCAGGCCAGCGCTGATGTGATCATAGAAGATATAAGGAGCACTTTATGA
- a CDS encoding zinc ribbon domain-containing protein — protein MNKYLQQLVELSDLDKQIDGFTPRIQEVEKAYKSIEEECETIAVNVERLDEEVNDLKSQKSGTNAHIAEFSAKIKDVAKKSSSAKSEKEIKALGLEEDIAKEQLEAANEEIARLEKLIDNKNAQKDELNAKKTELEGNLEKIKSEVSSELEKIEKERKEVYAKKDKLVAAMNQKILAFYEKIRKWAHNTAVVPVKKQACYGCFMQINDKTFSAVVKGEDIVTCPHCGRILYKQEQ, from the coding sequence ATGAATAAATATTTGCAACAATTAGTTGAATTATCTGATCTTGACAAACAAATAGATGGTTTCACGCCGCGCATACAAGAAGTAGAAAAAGCCTATAAAAGCATAGAAGAAGAGTGTGAAACTATAGCGGTTAATGTAGAAAGACTTGACGAAGAGGTAAATGATCTAAAATCACAAAAATCAGGCACAAACGCTCACATCGCAGAATTTAGTGCAAAGATCAAAGATGTAGCTAAAAAAAGCTCAAGCGCAAAAAGCGAAAAAGAGATAAAAGCGCTAGGTCTTGAAGAAGATATCGCAAAAGAGCAACTTGAAGCAGCAAATGAAGAGATTGCTAGACTTGAAAAACTAATAGACAATAAAAATGCTCAAAAAGATGAGCTAAATGCCAAAAAAACAGAGCTTGAAGGAAATTTAGAAAAGATAAAAAGCGAGGTTTCATCTGAGCTTGAAAAGATCGAAAAAGAGCGCAAAGAGGTTTATGCTAAAAAAGATAAACTTGTTGCTGCGATGAACCAAAAAATCCTAGCATTTTACGAAAAGATCAGAAAATGGGCTCACAACACAGCCGTTGTGCCAGTTAAAAAACAAGCTTGTTACGGCTGCTTTATGCAGATAAATGATAAGACTTTCTCTGCAGTCGTAAAAGGCGAAGACATCGTTACTTGTCCGCATTGTGGCAGAATTTTATATAAACAAGAGCAATAA
- a CDS encoding Nif3-like dinuclear metal center hexameric protein, which translates to MKIAEIYKILDEICPFASQESWDNSGLQVGSFDSEFERIYLSLDLDSELLQNVLPNSLIITHHPLIFKGLKCLDYSLYPSSLIREMMMKNISLISLHTNADLAFLNEKFVTQVLGLEISSKEGFLIYADVKMKFSELCKFVKEKLGLENLRAVYAKDEISKICICTGSGADLMQDVKADAFLTGDLKYHQALYAKENGLNLIDINHYESERYFSDFLAKYLQNLKIEVIISNSKNPFTYC; encoded by the coding sequence ATGAAAATAGCTGAAATTTATAAAATCTTAGATGAAATTTGCCCATTTGCGAGCCAAGAGTCTTGGGATAATAGTGGTCTGCAGGTTGGCTCATTTGATAGCGAATTTGAGCGAATTTATCTAAGCCTTGATCTTGATAGTGAGCTTTTGCAAAATGTCTTGCCAAACTCGCTCATCATCACCCACCATCCGCTCATTTTTAAAGGGTTAAAGTGCCTAGACTACAGCCTCTATCCAAGCTCACTCATAAGAGAGATGATGATGAAAAATATCTCGCTCATCTCGCTTCACACAAACGCCGACCTTGCTTTTTTAAATGAGAAATTTGTGACGCAGGTTTTGGGGCTTGAAATTTCAAGCAAAGAGGGCTTTTTGATCTACGCTGATGTGAAGATGAAATTTAGCGAGCTTTGTAAATTTGTAAAAGAAAAACTTGGACTTGAAAATTTAAGAGCAGTTTATGCAAAAGATGAAATTTCTAAAATTTGCATCTGCACTGGAAGCGGCGCAGATCTTATGCAAGATGTCAAAGCAGACGCCTTTTTAACAGGCGATCTAAAGTATCACCAAGCCCTTTACGCAAAGGAAAATGGACTAAATTTGATCGACATAAATCACTATGAAAGCGAGCGTTATTTTAGTGATTTTTTAGCAAAATATTTGCAAAATCTAAAAATTGAAGTTATAATAAGCAATTCTAAAAACCCATTTACATATTGCTAA